GTGGGTATAGTTCCACAATTTGGCATGTACAAAGTCAATTCGTCTAACGTGTTATTTGATTCTTTTTTTTCATCCAGACTTAAATTCATTCGAGTCAAAAATAATGAAGCCCTAGTGTCATTTTACGATAGTATAGGATGGAAACGAGATTACAATCCTAATTATTTAGAATATGTTTTAGGTTTTGAAGTTGATTCCAGTTTGAGTGTTTTGGTAGGTTCGGGACATTTTGTTGCTACATACAAAAAGGACATTTTTAGTCAGATTGTAAGTAATATTCCTTTTAAAATGGGAGGAATTAGTGAGCAATATTTAGATGAGTTACCACTTAAAAAAGACTATTGGCGTGTTACCACTTACGATAATTATGCTTATCATTTAGGAAATACATGGGAAGAATGGATGGATGCATTTATTAATAAAAGTAATAAAACTGAAGTTAATAATATTTTTGGAAATTTTCCAATTAATTCTAAATGCAGTACATTTAGATATGTAATGAAAAACAAGATTTTTAAAAAAATTCTTTTCAATAGTCTTGTTTTACGGTATTTCTACAAGTTAAAACAGTTGCCCAAATCAATGATTAAAAAATATTAAAATGGAAAATGGACCCGTGAAGTTTTCGATTTTAATAACCACCAAAAACCGAATAAAAGATTTGGCTTATACATTAGAAAAAAGTCGATATTTATTAGAAAGTGGTGATGTGAAGTGTATTATCTGTGACGATGGCTCTACAGATGGTACTAGCGGTTTTATACAAGC
This region of Flavobacterium lacustre genomic DNA includes:
- a CDS encoding glycosyltransferase translates to MRIGFNPNKDQITKKSDYLHQIIIPVFIPHFEGYFKDSLVILKLCLQSLFNTVHNKTFITIVNNGSCNEIKNYLDELHNNKKIHEIIHTENIGKLNAILKGLAGNNIELVTISDSDVLFLDGWQQETIKIFSHLPKVGVVGIVPQFGMYKVNSSNVLFDSFFSSRLKFIRVKNNEALVSFYDSIGWKRDYNPNYLEYVLGFEVDSSLSVLVGSGHFVATYKKDIFSQIVSNIPFKMGGISEQYLDELPLKKDYWRVTTYDNYAYHLGNTWEEWMDAFINKSNKTEVNNIFGNFPINSKCSTFRYVMKNKIFKKILFNSLVLRYFYKLKQLPKSMIKKY